The proteins below are encoded in one region of Coffea arabica cultivar ET-39 chromosome 4c, Coffea Arabica ET-39 HiFi, whole genome shotgun sequence:
- the LOC113739215 gene encoding uncharacterized protein, translating into MVCLLLEIAQPSDGAATSTNRRAQETEVHIAYFCELCCYVGEEIGPSYKSNNSKVWKIVWKKKVEHKLKIFIWKCLHNALPVRELIYRRTKQGNPICSGCGENEETTEHVLLQRKKVKGIWEMAPIQWDGLEHLTDSFLKWWTAVTESQEIRATDDQINLTSNVLWQIWKARNDREFNKKDREPHRIIEKAQMEWMEYYEANKGAEPRKSTREIAVQHITNQNDHEEQWKMQLKILTQQNKDQLVVGIGIMATDSSGQLQAAWMIRERRSGDSLQDQAEAVKLAMIKAANQGWRHIQIEVDNKKLFEYIQRSGHKNSRVAALIDDIQSISRLF; encoded by the exons ATGGTGTGTTTGCTGCTGGAAATTGCGCAACCAAGTGATGGTGCTGCAACCTCCACCAATAGAAGGGCCCAAGAAACTGAAGTACATATTGCATACTTTTGTGAACTTTGTTGTT ATGTCGGGGAAGAGATTGGCCCAAGCTACAAAAGCAACAATAGCAAGGTTTGGAAGATAGTGTGGAAGAAGAAAGTGGAACATAAACTCAAAATCTTCATCTGGAAATGCCTGCACAATGCTTTACCAGTAAGAGAGCTCATATATAGGAGAACTAAGCAAGGGAATCCTATATGCTCAGGATGTGGAGAGAATGAAGAAACAACTGAACATGTGCTACTTCAACGTAAAAAAGTTAAGGGCATCTGGGAGATGGCCCCAATTCAGTGGGATGGTTTAGAGCACCTGACAGATTCTTTTCTAAAATGGTGGACAGCTGTCACTGAATCTCAGGAAATCAGAGCAACTGATGACCAAATAAATCTAACCAGTAATGTTCTTTGGCAAATCTGGAAAGCCAGGAACGACCGAGAATTCAACAAAAAGGATAGGGAGCCTCACAGAATAATTGAGAAGGCTCAAATGGAATGGATGGAGTATTATGAAGCTAACAAGGGGGCTGAACCAAGAAAGAGCACTCGGGAAATAGCAGTACAGCACATAACTAATCAAAATGATCATGAAGAACAATGGAAAATGCAGCTCAAGATACTCACCCAACAAAACAAAGATCAGCTAGTTGTTGGGATAGGGATTATGGCAACAGACAGCTCAGGACAACTGCAGGCAGCTTGGATGATCAGGGAGAGGAGGTCTGGTGATTCTCTACAGGACCAGGCAGAAGCAGTGAAGTTGGCTATGATAAAAGCAGCCAACCAAGGGTGGAGACATATCCAGATCGAGGTGGACAACAagaaattatttgaatacattCAGAGATCAGGCCATAAGAATAGTCGAGTTGCTGCACTAATTGATGATATACAGTCTATTAGTAGGTTGTTTTGA